A stretch of the Aegilops tauschii subsp. strangulata cultivar AL8/78 chromosome 4, Aet v6.0, whole genome shotgun sequence genome encodes the following:
- the LOC109757143 gene encoding germin-like protein 8-5 — translation MATSSSILLLAALLALVSWQAIASDPGPLQDFCVADMHSPVRVNGFVCKNPMKVNADDFFKAANLDKPRVTNKVGSNVTLINVMQIAGLNTLGISIARIDYAPLGQNPPHTHPRATEILTVLEGTLYVGFVTSNQPAPNRNKLLSKVLNKGDVFVFPVGLIHFQFNPNPHQPAVAIAALSSQNPGAITIANAVFGSDPPISDDVLAKAFQVEKNTIDYLQAQFWENNHN, via the exons ATGGCAACCTCCTCTTCCATCCTTCTCCTTGCTGCTCTTCTTGCCTTGGTCTCATGGCAGGCCATCGCCTCCGATCCTGGCCCACTCCAGGACTTTTGTGTCGCCGACATGCATTCACCAG TGCGTGTCAATGGGTTTGTTTGCAAGAACCCAATGAAAGTTAACGCAGACGACTTCTTCAAGGCAGCCAACCTCGACAAGCCTAGGGTGACCAACAAGGTTGGATCCAACGTCACTTTGATCAACGTCATGCAGATTGCTGGACTCAACACCCTCGGCATCTCAATTGCGCGCATCGACTACGCTCCCTTGGGTCAGAACCCACCACATACGCACCCTCGCGCCACTGAGATCCTCACGGTGCTCGAGGGGACACTGTATGTTGGCTTTGTCACATCCAACCAGCCCGCCCCCAATAGAAACAAGCTCCTCTCCAAGGTGCTCAACAAAGGTGATGTGTTTGTCTTCCCCGTGGGGCTCATCCACTTCCAATTCAACCCCAACCCCCACCAGCCCGCTGTTGCAATTGCTGCGCTCAGCAGCCAGAACCCAGGGGCTATCACAATTGCCAATGCAGTGTTTGGGTCGGACCCACCAATATCAGATGATGTTCTTGCCAAGGCATTTCAGGTGGAAAAGAATACAATAGACTATCTCCAGGCTCAATTTTGGGAGAACAACCACAACTAA